The Alteromonas stellipolaris genome includes a region encoding these proteins:
- the fadR gene encoding fatty acid metabolism transcriptional regulator FadR, which translates to MIYKAQSPAGFAEEYIVESIWSGRFPPGTILPAERELSELIGVTRTTLREVLQRLARDGWLTIQHGKPTKVNNFWESCGLNILETLARLDQEGIPELVDNLLAARTNLSAVFIRGAIRNNPKESAEIITRYKDVEEDGAAFAQFDYQMTHDLALASNNNVFVLMMNGFRGMYSRIGGFYFDHQQARDVAKAYYAKLLDAAENERHDKVPVVVRDYGIESGKVWQQVRDSMPKDIVD; encoded by the coding sequence ATGATTTATAAGGCGCAGAGTCCCGCTGGATTTGCCGAAGAATATATTGTTGAATCGATTTGGAGTGGACGCTTCCCGCCGGGTACAATTTTGCCTGCAGAAAGAGAGCTTTCAGAACTTATTGGTGTAACACGCACAACCTTGCGTGAAGTTTTGCAACGTTTGGCTCGTGACGGTTGGTTAACCATTCAACATGGTAAACCCACAAAAGTGAATAACTTTTGGGAAAGCTGTGGCTTGAACATTCTAGAAACCTTAGCTCGTCTTGATCAAGAGGGCATTCCTGAACTAGTGGACAACCTCTTAGCGGCGCGTACTAATTTAAGTGCTGTGTTTATTCGAGGGGCAATTCGCAACAACCCGAAGGAATCTGCTGAGATTATTACACGTTATAAAGACGTGGAAGAAGACGGCGCTGCTTTTGCGCAATTCGATTACCAAATGACCCATGATTTAGCATTGGCATCAAACAATAATGTGTTTGTGTTAATGATGAATGGCTTTAGGGGCATGTACTCACGTATTGGTGGGTTCTACTTCGATCATCAGCAAGCGCGAGATGTGGCCAAAGCCTATTACGCTAAACTGCTCGATGCTGCAGAAAACGAAAGACACGATAAAGTACCTGTAGTAGTAAGAGACTATGGTATTGAAAGTGGTAAAGTTTGGCAGCAAGTGCGAGACAGCATGCCTAAAGATATTGTCGATTAA